The Qipengyuania aurantiaca genome contains the following window.
ACTTTTGCCGCAGATTGCCGTGCCCACCGAAGGCCCTGTGACGGCCGAGGAGCTGTTCGGCTTCGACCGCCCGCTGCATTTCGAGATCGGCTTCGGCGGCGGCGAGCACATGGCCTACCGCGCCGACATGCTGCCCGATCACGGCTTTATCGGCGCCGAGCCCTTCCTCAACGGCGTGGCGCAGGCGCTCACCCATGTGCGGGAGGGCGGCCTTGCCAACGTCCGCATCCATCACGGCGACGCGCTCGATGCGCTGGCCCGTGTGCCCGACGGCGGGCTGACCATGCTCTACCTGCTCCATCCCGACCCCTGGCCCAAGAACAAGCACGCCAAGCGTCGGATGATGAACGATGGGCCGGTGAAGATGTTCGCCGATAAGCTGAAGCCCGGCGGCGAGTTTCGCTTCGGCACCGACCACCCCGTCTATTTGCGCCACGCGCTGATGGTGATGCGGCGCTTCACCGATGTGTTCGAGTGGGTGGTCGAGGACCGTCACAGCTGGGAAGACCGCCCCTCGGGCTGGTGCGAGACGCGCTACGAGCACAAGGCGCGCACCACCTATGGCCACGAGGTCTGGTACTTCCGCTTCCGCCGGAAATAGGACGCGTGGGGCCGCAGGGCATATTGGGAGCGGCCTTCGCCCTTGGCGGCGGAGCGATGTCTGCCGCCCTCCTCTTCCAGTTTGCCGATATCAGCCGGATTGCCTTGCTGGGCGTCGAGACCGAAGGAACTGTCGTCAGCCAGGCTCTGCGCAGCTCCGCTACGACGCACACCTCCAACGCCCCGATAGTGTCCTTCACCGACCAGGAGGGTCGCGAGCATACAATCGAAGGTCGCATGGGAGTGGGGCGTCGATTGAGCAGCGCTCGCACGACGCACGCCACGGGCCGCACAGTGACCGTGAGCTATCTGCCAGACCAGCCGCAAAACGCCGTTATCCGCGGCTTTCGCCAGCACTGGATATTTCTCGTCTGGGCGCTGGTCGCAGCGAGTTTCGTGCCCATCGGCTTGTGGTTCGTAAGGCGGGAACGGCGCGAAATGCGCGAGGCTGGCTGGTAGGCAACGCTCGAAAGGAACGGCTGCGGCTGGTGGCGATTGAAGAAGGGACCATCTCATCCGGAGCCTTTCCTTGATCACCACCACCAATCCCGCGACCGGCGAGACTATCGCCACTTATGAAACGCTCGACGAAAACGGCATCGACCGGAAGCTCGAGACCGCGACACGCGCCTATCGCGACTGGCGGACATCCTCGCTGGACGAGCGCACGAAAGTCCTGACGTCGCTCGGCGATCTTTACGAGAGCAACGAGGAAGAGCTCGCCCGCCTCGCGGTGACCGAGATGGGCAAGCCGATCACGCAGGCGCGCGCCGAAGTGCAGAAATGCGCAAACCTGCTGCACTACTACGCCGAACACGGCCCGCCGATGCTGGAATCGAAGTTCTGGGACCTCTCCGATGGCGGCCGCGCCGAGGGGCGCTGGCTGCCGCAAGGTCCCGTGCTGGCGGTGATGCCGTGGAATTTCCCCTATTGGCAGGTCGTCCGCTTCCTCGCCCCTACGATCCTCGCGGGCAATGTCGGACTGCTGAAGCACGCCAGCCTCGTGCAGGGAGTCGCCGCGCGGATGGAGGAACTGGTGCTTGAGGCCGGCGGGCCCGAGGGCCTGCTCCAGAATCTGTGCGTTTCCTCCGATCCCATAGGCACGGTGATCGACGACCCGCGCGTGGTGGCGGCCACGCTCACCGGCAGCGAGGGCGCAGGCAGCGCCGTGGCGGAGCGCGCGGGCAAGAACTTGAAGAAGGTTGTGCTCGAACTGGGCGGCACAGATCCCTTCATCGTGATGCCCTCGGCCGATATGGAGCAGGCGGTGAAGGACGCGGTCACCGCGCGCGTCCAGAACAACGGCCAGTCCTGCATCTGCGGCAAGCGCACGATCGTGCATGCCGAGATCTACGACGATTTCGCGGAGCGCTTCATTGCCGCGCTCAAGGACGTGAAGCTCGGCGATCCGATGGAGGACGACACCGAGCTCGGTCCGCTGTCGAGCGAGGGCCAGCGCGACACGGTGCTGGAGCAGGTCGACAAGGCGAAGGAAGAGGGCTGCACCCTGCTGTTCGGGGCGGAGAAGATCGACAAGCCCGGAGCCTGGATGACCGCCGGGCTGCTGACCGACGTCCCGCTCGCCGGTGAGACCGGGACCGACGAGATCTTCGGCCCCGTCGGCCAGCTCTACAAGGCGAAGGACATCGAGGAAGCGACCACCATCGCCAACACCATTCCCTATGGCCTCGGCTCGGCGGTCTGGACCAATGACGAGGACGAGAAGGAGCACTTCGCCAACGCCATCGAAGCGGGCATGACCACCTTCAACGCGGTCAACGGCTCCAAGATCGAAGCGCCCTTCGGAGGCACCAAGCGCTCGGGCCACGGGCGCGAACTGGCCGAATTCGGCCTCCACGAATTCATGAACCTCAAGACACTGGTCCACCCGGCCTAGGAGACACACGAATGAGCAAGCATATCCTTATCGTCGGCGCATCGCGCGGCATCGGCCTCGGCCTCGCGCAGGAATTCAAGGCGCGCGGCTGGGAGGTGACCGGCACCGAACGCTCGAAGAGCGAAGAATTGCACGCGCTGGACGGTGTGAGCGTCGCCACGCTCGACGTGACCGATTCGGCCACCTTCGACGTCGAGGGCGAGTTCGACGCGGTGATCGTCAACGCCGGCATCACGGGCGCCGAACATCAATCGAGTGAGAAAGCGACAGCCGATGAAGTCGCCAAGGTCATGATGACCAATGCCTTCGGTCCGGCGCATCTCGGCAAAACCCTGCTTCCGCAAATCAAGGATGGCGGTTCGCTGTCCTTCATGAGCTCGCTGATGGGCTCGATCGAGGACAGCTCGGGCGGCTACGAACTCTACCGGACCAGCAAGACCGCGCAGAATATGCTGGCCAAGGGCATTGCCGAACAGGACGCGGCCGAGCGCGACATCGCCGTGCTCTCGCTCCATCCCGGCTGGGTGCAGACCGACATGGGCGGGCCGAATGCCAAGATCACGGTCGAAGAAAGCGCGAAAGGCCTCGCCGATGTCGTCGAGAATGCGAAAGCAGGCTACGCATATGTCGACTACACCGGCAAGGCCCTGCCGTTCTAGCTGAGCGCTAGCGCTTAGAAGCGAACTGCGAGACCCGCGACCACCTGGTCGGTCGTCGCTTCGCCCTGATCGACGTCGGCCAGGTCGTTGTACTTCGAGCGGCGATATTCGAGGCGCGCTTCGAGCGGGCCGGGCAGTGCGACCTGGAGGCCGGCGCCATACCGCAGGCCATCGGCGTTTTCTTCCAGCTCGCCCAGCGAACCGCTCGAGGTGAAAGCGGTGGTGTCGAGCGCGGTGTAACCGACCTTGCCGTAGGCGGCGATGCCGGGGGTCAGCGCGAAACCGGCGCGGGCGCCGATGTAATATTGGCCGCCCGTTTCAAGCCCCTCGCGCGCGCCGCCGAAGCTGTCGGGGAAGCTCGTGTCGCCATTGCTGGTCGAAAGCTCGCCTTCGATGCCGACGAAAGCGCCGCCGAGGCTGAGGTCGTAACCGGCGTTGATGCCGTAGACCGCGCTATCGGCGCTGGCCGTGGCCGTACCGTCGGCGCTTTCGACATCGACGCCTTCATAGCCGCCGATTGCGCCGACGTAGAGGCCGCCGGGAGCGGTGCTCTGCGCCATGGCGGGGGTGGCGACGAGGCCTGCGCCGAGAACGGCGGTGGCGATAATCTTCTTCATGAAATGTCCTTTGCTATGTGCGATCCCTTGCACGTGGAAAGGCGCATAGCCGCCCGGTCGCTTGCCAAAAGGTGAACCGCGCCAAGGGCGGTGGACGAGCCGTTGCGAGGCTCCGGTCAGCCGAGGCAGTCGCGCAGCGTTTCGATCAGCACTTCGGTGTCGGCCGGCGTGTTGTAGAGGTGCGGAGTGACCCGCAGCGAGGTGCCGCGCAGCGATACGTGCACCTGCCGCTCGGCAAGGGTCTCGGTGAGGCCGTCGGGAACGCCTTCGGGGAATCCCAGCGAGAGGAAATGCGGGGCGCGCGTGCCGATTGGGGCCGATGTCAGGCCAAGCGCATCGGCCTCGCGGGCAAGCTCTTCTGTGCATTGGCCCAGTTCCTCCGCGATCGCCTCGACCCCGAATTCCATCAGGAAATCGAGCGCTGCGCCTGCGCCCATCAGCAGCGGTGCGTTGGATTTCTCGCCCATGTCGAAACGCCGCGCGCCGGGCTGGAAATCGTCGCGGTAATCGACCAGCCGCGCAAAATCTTCCGATCCCGCACGGTTGATCCAATTGTGCTCGATCGGTTCGCCCCCGTGATGCTTCGGCGCGACATAGAGCATGCCTACGCCATAGGGCCCCATCAGCCATTTGTAGCAGGCGGCTACGGCGAAATCGGGCTGCACCGTCGCGAAATCGAGCGGCATGGCGCCCAGCGATTGCGTGAGGTCGAGCACCAGCGCAGCCCCGTGCTCGCGAGCTTTACGTCCGACCCGCACGAGATCGACCATCCGGCCATCGGCCCAGTGATTGTGCGGCACGGCGACCACCGCCGTGTCCGGCCCGATGGCGTCAAGGAGCGCCTCGGTCCAGCAATCCTGCGAGGAACGCTCGACCGCGATGACCTTACCGCCGCAGCGCTTCGCCTTTTCCTGCCAGATATAGACATTGGAGGGGAACTGGTCGCCCAGCGTGACGATCGCCTGACCGCGCTCCACCGGCAGGTTTGCGGCTGCCACGGCGAGGCCATAGCTCACCGAGGGAACCACGGCGATGCAGTCCCTATCGACTCCGACCAGCCGCGCAGCGCGGCTGCGGAAATCCTCGGTAATGCGGAAGAAATCCGCCGGACGGAAATTCCACGGCTGTTCCTTCGCCCGCGCGCCCGCGACCATCGCCTCGCTCACCTCATGGCTGAGCGGCCCCATATAGGCGCAATTCAGGTAGTGGACGTCGTCCGGAATCGCGAAGCGATGCCGCTGCGAAGCGATGCGCGCCAAATGTCTCTCCTCAGCCCACCACGCCCGCGCTCGCGAGCACGGCCAGGGTGAGCAAATCGGGCGCAATCGCGGTCATCGGCGCGATCTGTACCGGCTTTTCGCTGCCGATCATCATCGGGCCGATCGTGGTCTCGCCGCCCAGTTCGCGCAACAGCTTGGCCGAGAGATTTGCCGACTGGAGGCCGGGCATGATGAGGACATTCGCCGGGCCCGACAGGCGGCTGAAGGGGTAGAGCGCCATGACCTTGGGGTTGAGCGCGGCATCGGGCGCCATCTCGCCTTCGTATTCGAAATCGAGGCCCTTTTCCGCATCGAGCAGCGCCACCGCATCGCGAATGTTGCCGAGCCACTGGCCGGACGGATTGCCGAAGGTCGAATAGGACAGGAAGGCCACGCGCGGCTCATGCCCCATGCGCCGCGCCACGGCGGCGGTTTCCTTGGCGATATGGGCCAGTTCCGCCGCGGTCGGGCGTTCGTTGATCGTGGTATCGGCAAGGAAGGTGGTCTGGTTCTTGCCGACCATCATGTGGATGCCAAACGGCGTTGCGCCGGGCTTGGGATCGATCACGCGGGCCACTTCGCGCGCGGTCTGGGCAAAGGTCCTGGTGAGGCCCGAAACCATGCCGTGCCCGTGCCCCAACGCCACCAGCAGGGCGGCGAAGACATTGCGTTCCTGGTTGACCATGCGGCCCACGTCGCGCTCGGTATAACCGCGGCGCTGGAGGCGCTTGTATAGATAATCGACCATCGCCGGCACCTTGTCCGACACGTTCGAGTTTTCGATAATCCAGTCGTCCGGATCGTCGACACCCAGCTCCTTGAGCTTGGCGAGGACCTTTTCCGTGCGGCCCACCAGGATGGGCTCGCCATAACCATAGTCGCGGTACTGGATCGCCGCGCGCAGGGCCACGTCCTCTTCGGCTTCGGCGAACACCATCCGCTTGGGATTGGCCTTGGCCTGTTCGTAGATATTGGTGAGCGCGCCGGTGGTCGGGTTGAGACGCGCCTTCAGCTGGTGGCGATAGGCGTCCATGTCCTCGATCGGTTTCTGCGCCACGCCGCTGTCCATCGCGGCCTGCGCCACGGCGGAGGATACGATCTCCATCAGGCGCGGATCGAAGGGAGCGGGGATGATATATTCCTCGCCGAACTGGTGCGTCACGCCATAGGCGGCGGCCACTTCCTCGGGCACGCGTTCGCGGGCGAGTTCGGCGATAGCGCGGGCGGCGGCGATCTTCATTTCCTCGTTGATCGCGGTCGCCTGCACGTCGAGCGCACCGCGGAAGATGAAGGGGAAGCCGAGCACGTTGTTGACCTGGTTTGGATAGTCCGAGCGGCCCGTGGCGATAATCGCATCGGGGCGCACCGCCTTGGCGTCTTCGGGCATGATTTCGGGCACGGGATTGGCCATGGCGAAGATGATCGGCTTGGCGGCCATCTTCTCGACCCACTCGGGCTTGAGAGCACCAGCCGCCGACAGGCCGAGGAAGACGTCCGCCCCCTCAAGCGCTTCTTCGAGGCTGCGATGCGGCGTTTCCACCGCGTGCGCGCTCTTCCATTGGTCGACATTGTCGCGGCCCGGATAGATCGGCCCGGCGCGGTCGCAGACGATCACGTTCTCGTGCCGCACGCCCATCGCCTTGATCAGCGCGGTGCAGGCTAGCGCCGAGGCGCCTGCGCCGTTCACCACCATCTTGACCGTGTCGAGATCGCGCCCCGTCAAATGGCAGGCGTTAATAAGACCGGCGGCGGAGATGATCGCGGTGCCGTGCTGGTCGTCATGCATGACCGGGATGTTCATCTTCTCGCGCAGCGCCTGCTCGATGATGAAGCATTCGGGCGCGGCGATGTCTTCGAGGTTGATGCCGCCGAAGCTCGGCTCCATCAGCGCGACCGCGTTGATGAAGGCTTCCGGGTCTTCGGTATCGAGTTCGAGGTCAATCGAATCGACGTCGGCGAAGCGCTTGAACAGCACCGCCTTGCCTTCCATGACCGGCTTCGACGCCAGTGCGCCGAGATTGCCGAGGCCGAGGATGGCGGTGCCGTTGGAAATCACCGCGACGAGGTTGGAACGGGCGGTGTAACGTGCCGCGTCTTGCGGATTGGCGGCAATCGCCTCGACCGGGGCAGCAACGCCCGGCGAATAGGCGAGCGCGAGATCGCGCTGTGTTGCCATGGGCTTGCTGGCGATGATCTCGATCTTACCGGGACGGATCGTCTCGTGGTAAAAGAGCGCTTCGCGCGTGTTGAAACCGGTCTGCTTTTCTTCGGCCATATGGGTCCTCTGACGTTACGGCCCTGCCCCTAAGGCCATTTTTCGCCAAGTCATAGGGGAAACACCGAAGGCATCGCTTCCCGAATCGCGCGATGGCCCGCTACGGCGGAACGCAATGGCCGACAAACCCACCCCGATGATGCAGCAATATCTCGCCCTCAAGGAAGAGGCGGGCGAGGCGCTGCTGTTCTACCGGATGGGCGATTTCTTCGAGCTGTTCTTCGACGATGCCAAGCGTGCCAGCCAGGTCCTGGACATCGCGCTCACGACGCGCGGCGAGCATGGTGGCGAGCCCGTGCCGATGTGCGGTGTTCCGGTGCATTCGGCAGAAGGCTATCTTGCGCGGCTGATCAAGGGCGGCTGCCGCGTCGCAATCGCCGAGCAGACCGAAACGCCCGACGAAGCGAAAGAGCGCACCAAGCGCGAAGGCAAGCCGGTGTCCAAGGCGCTGGTGTCGCGCGATATCGTGCGCTTCGTCACCGCCGGCACACTGACCGAGGAAGCGCTGCTGGAGCCGCGGCGCGCGAACCTGCTGGTGGCCGTGGCCCCGGTGCGCGACGGGGTGGGTATCGCGGCCTGCGATATCTCGACCGGGCGGATGGAACTGGAAGAGTGCGATCCCGAACGGCTCGATGCGGCGCTGGCACGGCTCGGGGCGAGCGAAGTCGTGGGGCCGGACGATTGGGAGGACGCGCCCTTCGATACGATTTCCCGCCCCCGCCACGATTTCCGCAGCGAGGATGGCGAAGTGCGGCTCAAAGCGCTGCATGGCCTCGGCACGCTCGACGGGTTGGGCGATTTCTCGCGGCCCATGCTGGCCGCCGCGGCGGGTCTGATCGCCTATCTCGACCACGCGGGACGCGGCAAGCTGCCCTTCCTGCTGCCGCCGGTCGCGCGCGGAATCGGGGCGAATCTCGCAATGGATGCCGCCACGCGCTCGAGCCTCGAGATCCTCGCCGCGCAAAACGGCGGGCGCGAGGGCAGCCTCATTGCCTGTATCGACCGCTGCGCGACAGGCGCGGGCGCTCGGCAGCTGGCAGAAGACCTCTCAGCCCCGCTCGCCGACCTCGCCGCGATCGAAATGCGTCTTGCGAGCGTGCAGCATTTCCATGCCGACCCGCTGCTGCGCGCCGATTTGCGCGCCGTGTTGCGGCAGGCACCCGACATCGGACGCGCGCTCGGACGGCTGGTGGCAGGCCGTGGGAGTCCGCGCGATCTCGGCCAGACCCGCGATGGCCTGTCCGAAGCGCGTCGCGTGCGCGACATGCTCTCCGCCAGCGCAGATCTGCCCCCGCTCCTCGCCCGCACTATCGATGATCTGGGCGGACACGCCGCGCTGGTCGACCACCTCGCCCGCGCTCTGGTGCCCTCCCCACCGACCGAACGCAGCCAGGGCGGTTTTATCGCCAGCGGCTACGACCATGCGCTCGACGCGTTGCGCGAAACCAGCGGCAACGCGCGCAAGGCGATTGCGGCGCTCGAAGCGAAATACCGCGAGGAGACCGCGACCCCCTCACTCAAGATCAAGCACAACAAGGTGCTCGGCTATTTCATCGAAGTGCCCGCCAAGCACGGCGACAAGCTGATGGCGCAGGACAGCGGCTTCACCCACCGCCAGACCATGGCCGGCGCGGTCCGCTTCAATTCGGTCGGCCTGCACGAGGAAGCCAGCCGCATCGCCGAAGCGGGCGCCCATGCGCTGGCCGCCGAGGAATCGCATTTCGAAGAGCTGGTCGGCGAAGTCACCGCCGCGCGCGAGGCGATTGCCGCGACTGCCGCTGCGCTCGCGCGGATCGATGTCTCGGCGGCGCTGGCCGAACGCGCGGTCGAAGGCGACTGGGCGCGGCCCGCCATTCTCGACGAACCGTGCCTCGAAGTCAGCGGCGGCCGTCACCCCGTGGTGGAGCAGGCATTGGCGAAGACGGGCGAGCGGTTCGTCGCCAACGACTGTTCGCTGGGTTCGGACGACCGGCTTTGGCTGATCGGCGGCCCAAATATGGGCGGTAAGTCGACGTTCCTGCGCCAGAACGCGCTCATCATGCTGCTCGCGCAGGCCGGCAGCTTCGTGCCCGCTACCGCGGCGCGCATCGGCATTGCCGACCGCCTCTTCAGCCGCGTGGGTGCGTCGGACAATCTGGCGCGCGGGCGCTCGACCTTCATGGTCGAGATGGTCGAGACCGCCGCCATCCTCAGCCAGGCCACCGACCGCAGCTTCGTCATCCTCGACGAAGTCGGGCGCGGCACTTCGACCTATGACGGTATGGCTCTGGCTTGGGCGGTGGTCGAGGCGGTGCACGAACAGCTCAGGTGCCGGTGCCTCTTCGCCACGCACTACCACGAGCTCTCGCGCCTTGCCGAGACCTGCGACTCGCTAAGCCTCCACCACGTGCGCGCCCGCGAGTGGAAGGGCGACCTCGTGCTCCTGCACGAACTTGCTAAGGGCGCAGCGGATCGCAGCTATGGCCTCTCGGTGGCCAAGCTGGCCGGCGTCCCGCCGCCGGTAATCAAGCGCGCCAAGGCGGTGCTCGACAGACTGGAGAAGGGCCGCGCCGAAACGGGCGGCCTCGCCGCCGGGCTCGGCGATTTGCCGCTATTCGCTGCAACCGCGCAGGCCGAGGAAGAACAATGCGACGCGCTGCGTGAGGCGCTCGAGGCTCTGGATGTCGATGCGCTCTCGCCGCGCGAGGCTCTAGACGAGCTCTATCGCCTCAAGGCCGAGGCGGCGAAAAGCCGATCTTAACCATTGGCGGGGCACAAGGGCCCCATGAACCTGCGCTCGACTCTCATCGGGATGTTTCTGATCGTCGCCCTGTGCGGCGGCAGCCTCTATGCGCTGCAAAGCTATTTCAGCCGCGAGAGCCAGATGCGAAACGCCGAGCGGGCTTTCCTGACCAGCCATGAGGCCAAGGCCGCTCCGCCACGTGCGGCCCCGAAGACTTCGACGCCGCAGCCTGCCCAAGTCTCGTGGGACCTGCCGGAAGACACGGTCGCGGGGGTCGAAACAGCGGCGGACGACCAGCCCCTGACCCTCGATGCGTGGTATGCCTCTGCCGGCAGCAATGAGGGCCCGGTCGATCCGACACCCGTCGACAAAAGCTACCTCATCAACACCGCCGAACCCTATTCGGACGGCGAACCCATCGGTTAGTTTTGGAACCGCTGCTTCGCTAACCCGCTTAGAGGGGCATGGCCGAGGACGATCCCGAAGACGAACGCGACCGGAGCACCCAGTGGGCGGAGTTCCGCACCGATCTGGCCGAGGACCGCAACATCATGGCGATGGAGCGCACCTTCGCCGGATGGATGCGCACCGCCTTTGCGGCCATCGGCATCGGCCTGGGTTTTCGCGCGGTGTTCGGCGAGTTCGAGCCGCCGTGGCTTGCCAAGGCGGTGGCCACGCTCTTCATCATCGGCGGCGGCTGGCTCGCCATTACAGCCGAAAGGCGCGCCTGCAGAACCATGACGCGCCTCGATTCCCATCAATATGAGGGGATTTCCCGACCGAATTTCCGGATCATGGCCTTCGCCGTGGCGACCGGCTCGGCGGTGCTCACGGCGGGGCTATGGATCCTGAATGACGGCGATATTGCCGGCTGATCAGTCGTTTTCGTTGGGCAGGTCGGGGTCGACTTCGTTCTTCTTGCCGTACTTGCCTTCGTTATCATCGTGGTTGGGCTCGCCGCGATAGGCGTTCATGTCGATCCGGCCCGAGCTTTCCATGTCGCGCATGTGATCGACGGTGTCCTGCGTGGAATCGCCCATTAGGCCCGACGAATTGTCGCCCTTCACGCTTTCGGTCGGCGAACCGGCGCTGCCGCGTTCCTGCGCCTGCTCGGCCACTTCCTGTGCCTGGCTGCGGTGATCGTCCTGTTCGTCGTTATGCGTTTCGGGCGCGAGGCCCGACTGGCGCGCTTCTTGGCTTTTGCCGACAGGGGTGTTGGTATTGATGTCGCTCATGGCGGAAAATTCTCCTTTCCACCTGAACGGCCAGCACGCCGGGGGCGTTCCCGTCAGCGCGTCGGCTGGGGCTCCTCGCCCGAATAGTCGTAGAAGCCGCGCCCCGTCTTGCGCCCGAGCCAGCCGGCCTCGACATATTTCACCAGCAGCGGCGCAGGCCGGTACTTGGTGTCGCGGGTGGTCTTGTAGAGCACCATCAGGATGTCGAGACAGGTGTCGAGGCCGACGAAATCGGCCAGTTGCAGCGGCCCCATCGGGTGGTTGAGGCCGAGGCGGCAGCCCTTGTCGATGTCCTCGATACCCGCGGTCGACTGGCCGAGCACGAAGACCGCCTCGTTGATCATCGGCAAGAGGATGCGGTTGACGACGAAGCCGGGCTCGTCCTGGCTCAGCACCACTTCCTTGCCCAGCGCCTCGGCAAACGCCTTGGTGCGATCGGTCGTGGTCGCGGAGGTCGCGAGGCCAGGGATGACCTCGATCAGGCCCATCACCGGCACGGGGTTGAAGAAATGGAGGCCGATGAAGCGCGCCGGATCGGGCGAATAATTGGCCATGCGCGTGATCGGGATCGAGCTCGTGTTCGACGCCATGATCGCATCGGCGCCGAGCTTTTCGCCCACTTTCTCGAAGATCGCCTGCTTGATCTCTTCCTTCTCGGTCGCCGCTTCGATGATGAACTCGGCCTCGGTCATGCGCTCGTAGTCGCCGACCGGGGTGATGCGCTTCATCGCAGCTTCGGCGTCGGCGATCTCGATCTTGCCGCGACCGACCAGCTTGCCGAGCGCCTTGTCGATCCCGGCGACCGATTTTTCGGCCACCTCGAGGCTGACGTCGGCCAGCAGCACGTCCATGCCGTGCTGGGCGATCGTCTGCGCGATGCCCGAACCCATCTGGCCCGCGCCGATAATGGCGATCGTCTTGCTCATCGAGAAATTCCTTCGCATGTGCAGCAAAGCGCGCCGTCTAGCGAAGGCAGGAGGGGCTGGCTAGCGGTTAGCGCCCGGAATCCACTTCACATCGCCCTTGCCGCCATCGTTGGCAACGCGGGCGAGGACGAAGAGGTAATCGGAAAGGCGGTTGATGTAAGCCAGCGCCTGCGGGTTGGTCGCATCCACACTCGCCATTTCGGTCATCGCGCGCTCGGCACGGCGAACGGCGGCGCGGGCGACGTGGAGCCGTGCCGCCGCTTCGCTGCCGCCGGGAAGGATAAAGCTGGTAAGAGGTTCGAGGCCCTCGTTGAGCGCGTCGATCGCGCTCTCGAGCCAGTCGACCTGCGCCGAGACGATCCGGAGCACCATTTCGGACGGCGCGAAATCCTCGTCCTCGCCCGCCGGCGTCGCTAGGTCGGCACCGAGGTCGAAAAGGTCGTTCTGGATGCGGAAGAGCGGCTCTGCGTGGTCGCTACCCGCGCACGCGACGGCGGCCAGGCCGAGCGCGGAATTCGCCTCGTCCACTACGCCGATCGCCTCCATCCGCGCGGCGTGCTTGGGTAGGCGCGAGCCGTCGACGAGGCCCGTGGTCCCATCGTCACCCGTGCGGGTGTAAATCTTGTTCAGCTTGACCACGCGTATGCCTCGCGTCAGTTCGCCACGGCGAGCATGACGGCGATGACCATGATCGCGACCGCCTGCCATTTGACGCGGGCCATCATCGCCTTGTTCTGCTTCAATTGCATATCGGTGGCGTCGACCTGCTGGCCGCTTTCCAGATCGACCTTGGTGCTTTTCAGGAACGCGACCACGCCGCGAACGAGGGAGACGACCACCATGACCATGGCGGCGAGCAGGATGATGATGAAGACTGTGTTCATGACGCCAATCTAGGCACTCGCCAGCGTAATTCCAGCGGGGAATTCGCAGCCACGCAGTTGCTCTGCCAGCGCGAGGCCGTCCTCGCCCGCCTTGCGCCTGTCCGCGAGGCTGGGCGAATTGCGGCGCTTGGCCAGCTTTTCGCCATCCGCCCCGATGAGGATCGGATGGTGGTGCCATATCGGCACCGGCAAGCCGAGCAATTCCTGCAGCACGCGGTGGATATGCGTCATGGCGAAGAGGTCCTGCCCGCGCGTGACCAGCGTGACACCGTCGGCGGCATCGTCGAGCGTGGCGGCAAGGTGGTAGCTCGCCGGCGCGTCCTTGCGCACCAGCACGACGTCGCCAAAGGCGCGCGGATCGGCGATCTGGGTGCCGTTGGTCTCGTCTTCCCAGAAGAGCTCGCCCAGTTCCGCCATGGCGCGGTCGACATCCAGCCGCAGGGCGACGGGTTTCTCGGGATCGAGCACCCGCCCCTTGCAGGTGCCGGGATAAATCGCGCCTTCCGGACCCAGCCGCGGCTCCAGCGCCATGATGTCCTTGCGCGTGCAGGTGCAGGGATAAAGCAGGCCGCGATGAATGAGGTCGCTTGCCACCTTCTCGTAGGACGCGAGCCGGGTCGATTGCGCGGGGACTTCTTCCCAATCGAGGCCGAGCCAGGCGAGGTCTTCGCGAAACTCGTCGGGCTTGTCCGCCAGCGAGCG
Protein-coding sequences here:
- a CDS encoding cob(I)yrinic acid a,c-diamide adenosyltransferase, whose protein sequence is MVKLNKIYTRTGDDGTTGLVDGSRLPKHAARMEAIGVVDEANSALGLAAVACAGSDHAEPLFRIQNDLFDLGADLATPAGEDEDFAPSEMVLRIVSAQVDWLESAIDALNEGLEPLTSFILPGGSEAAARLHVARAAVRRAERAMTEMASVDATNPQALAYINRLSDYLFVLARVANDGGKGDVKWIPGANR
- a CDS encoding HIG1 domain-containing protein, encoding MNTVFIIILLAAMVMVVVSLVRGVVAFLKSTKVDLESGQQVDATDMQLKQNKAMMARVKWQAVAIMVIAVMLAVAN
- the gluQRS gene encoding tRNA glutamyl-Q(34) synthetase GluQRS, encoding MVVTRFAPSPNGSLHLGHAFSAVTAHDLAKERGGKFLLRIEDIDGERSLADKPDEFREDLAWLGLDWEEVPAQSTRLASYEKVASDLIHRGLLYPCTCTRKDIMALEPRLGPEGAIYPGTCKGRVLDPEKPVALRLDVDRAMAELGELFWEDETNGTQIADPRAFGDVVLVRKDAPASYHLAATLDDAADGVTLVTRGQDLFAMTHIHRVLQELLGLPVPIWHHHPILIGADGEKLAKRRNSPSLADRRKAGEDGLALAEQLRGCEFPAGITLASA